The following coding sequences lie in one Phalacrocorax carbo chromosome 3, bPhaCar2.1, whole genome shotgun sequence genomic window:
- the HBS1L gene encoding HBS1-like protein isoform X2, translating into MSRHRNVRGYNYDEDFEDDDVYGQSVEDDYCISPSTAAQFIYSRRDKPATCAEPLEEEYGYEGTDDTAEYFTSNHQLTEVDRARLNSCLDQMREVLAESVPEQTMVQAVLDSKFDVQKALDLVLSQGSKQNVKTRNEDAVIVGKTTKGDLLCCPEMCIDTDSSSCAVENVADNTNKAGFGNLTAKSGSACYSLITNDKMLLNAEKSNRPTSERKGLKSSSLVLSSSFSDDLGKGSFCEPVNKQAENQLPEGSNAVSSIPGSEDAYFSIGSNPSGNSYYKKLECKEIQDLKSLVIQNVVCDSLSPEDSIPLVSSNTSDCKSNANFYSPPCLTSALGKLALDNKVSHTVSRKNELLENFSSLVQSRKQQSPSSDMAALPVLRSGSTSLADLLQEHQESSASHCYSLADLYTQSTASLTNKKLGTSPLSQLVSQPQTSCGMPELTGSLSSLALSKAPPLKEVENLSLSDLIAETIEVDKTQQTTDFPMLNVAELRPPKRTNIDLSVLVKNADVSAEQNVVGQSNILSAETKLLKEKQGKCSSSAKTNKKLKKGLTPKRQDLSLSWMKALRARPSAFALTLCLRYPPKGYKRRTVGMHKAFLYSRQVQDVKPKETGPLIAITPFDFKSASPDDIVKANQKRAFTRE; encoded by the exons ATGTCCCGGCACAGGAACGTCCGAGGCTATAACTACGACGAAG ATTTTGAAGATGATGATGTGTATGGCCAATCAGTAGAAGATGATTATTGCATTTCTCCTTCAACAG CAGCTCAGTTTATCTACTCCAGACGAGACAAACCAGCAACATGTGCTGAGCCATTAGAAGAAGAATATGGCTATGAAGGTACAGATGATACTGCTGAATATTTTACATCCAATCATCAGTTGACTGAAGTTGATAGAG CCCGTCTTAATTCATGCCTTGATCAAATGAGAGAAGTTTTGGCAGAGTCTGTACCAGAGCAAACAATGGTGCAAGCAGTACTGGATAGTAAATTTGATGTACAGAAGGCTTTGGATCTTGTGCTTTCACAAGGCAGTAAGCAAAATGTGAAGACCAGGAATGAGGATGCTGTGATTGTAGGAAAGACGACAAAAG GAGACTTACTTTGTTGTCCAGAAATGTGTATTGATACAGACAGTAGCTCTTGTGCAGTAGAAAATGTTGCTGACAACACCAACAAAGCTGGGTTTGGAAACTTGACAGCTAAAAGTGGTTCAGCTTGTTACTCTTTAATTACAAATGACAAAATGCTCCTTAATGCTGAAAAATCCAATAGACCTACATCTGAAAGGAAAGGATTGAAATCCTCTTCGCTTGTTCTGTCATCTTCTTTCAGTGATGATTTGGGTAAAGGATCGTTTTGTGAACCTGTCAATAAACAGGCAGAGAATCAACTACCAGAAGGTTCTAATGCAGTAAGTTCAATTCCTGGCAGTGAAGATGCTTACTTTAGCATAGGAAGTAACCCATCTGGAAATTCTTACTATAAGAAGTTGGAATGCAAAGAAATACAGGACTTGAAATCCTTGGTGATTCAGAATGTGGTTTGTGATTCTCTGAGTCCTGAAGACAGCATTCCTCTTGTTTCCTCAAATACTTCTGATTGTAAAAGTAATGCAAATTTTTACAGCCCTCCGTGTTTAACAAGTGCTTTAGGAAAACTAGCTCTTGATAACAAAGTCAGTCATACTGTAAGTAGAAAGAATGAACTTCttgaaaatttttcttcacttgtgCAAAGTAGAAAACAGCAAAGCCCCTCTTCAGACATGGCTGCTTTGCCAGTGTTAAGGTCTGGAAGTACATCGTTGGCTGACTTACTTCAGGAGCACCAGGAAAGTAGTGCTAGCCACTGTTATTCTCTGGCTGATCTTTATACCCAGTCAACAGCAAGTCTCACTAATAAGAAATTGGGAACCTCACCATTATCACAACTAGTAAGTCAACCCCAAACTTCCTGTGGGATGCCAGAACTAACAGGATCTTTGTCCTCTCTAGCCCTGTCTAAAGCTCCTCCACTAAAGGAAGTTGAGAATTTATCACTCTCGGATCTAATAGCAGAGACTATTGAAGTAGATAAAACTCAACAAACGACAGACTTCCCCATGCTCAATGTAGCTGAATTGAGGCCCCCTAAAAGAACCAACATTGATTTAAGTGTCCTTGTAAAAAATGCAGATGTATCTGCAGAACAAAATGTGGTAGGACAGTCAAATATCTTAAGTGCTGAAActaaacttttaaaagaaaaacaaggaaaatgttcTAGTTCtgccaaaacaaataaaaaactcaAAAAAGGACTTACTCCTAAGAGGCAGGATTTGTCCCTTTCATGGATGAAGGCGCTGCGTGCAAGAccttcagcttttgctttaacttTATGTCTCCGTTATCCTCCAAAAGGTTATAAGCGGCGCACAGTTGGTATGCATAAAGCTTTCCTATACAGTAGACAAGTACAAGATGTAAAACCCAAGGAAACTGGTCCGCTAATAGCCATAACACCATTTGACTTCAAATCAGCATCTCCTGATGATATTGTGAAAGCTAACCAAAAAAGAGCTTTTACAAGAGAgtag